The Nakamurella antarctica genomic interval TTGGTATCGAGATGGGGTGGCTGCGAGCACTCAACTCTGCGACACACTCCCCCTGCCAACTCTAGTCCGCGCAGGCTGCGGGAGCGGTGCGGGCCTCGCCACACCTGTGTCGTCGGTAGCGCTGTCTGCGATGCAGATCACGCGCGTTAGGCTACTTCCGTATCGATTCACCTGTGTTCAGCACGCCACCCCCGGGTACCAAGTAACCGCGGGAGCAGCAACGAGAAGCCCTAAGAGATCTTAAGGAGAGTCAAAGCCTGATGAGTGCCCATTACAGCAGCGCCGAAATCACCGAACTCACCACCGCGAAGCATCCCAGCGGCTGGACTGATGTTGACACGAAAGCTGTTGACACCGTTCGTGTGTTGGCCGCCGACGCAGTTCAAAAGGTCGGCAATGGTCACCCCGGCACCGCGATGTCACTGGCTCCCTTGGCGTACACGCTCTATCAAAAGGTGATGCGCCACGACCCCGCAGACGAGCAATGGATTGGTCGGGACCGGTTCGTTCTTTCCTGCGGCCACTCCAGTCTGACCCAGTACATCCAGCTCTACCTGGGCGGCTTCGGCTTGGAACTCGATGATTTGAAAGCACTCCGCACCTGGGGGTCGTTGACCCCGGGTCACCCCGAACACCGGCACACACGCGGCGTCGAGCTCACCACCGGCCCACTCGGTCAAGGCCTCGCCTCCGCTGTGGGAATGGCGATGGCTGCTCGTCGCGAGCGTGGCCTCTTCGATCCGGCTGCTGCCCCGGGCGAGTCGCCCTTCGACCATTTCATCTACGTCATCGCCTCCGACGGCGACATTGAGGAAGGCGTCACGTCCGAAGCGTCCTCCATCGCTGGCCGTCAGCAGTTGGGAAATTTGGTCGTCTTTTATGACGCCAATCAGATCTCCATCGAAGACGACGTCAATATCGCACTCTCCGAGGATGTAGCCGCGCGCTACGCCGCCTACGGCTGGCACACCCAAATCGTCAATGGTGGCGAGAACGTCACTGGCATCTTGGAAGCTATCGACAACGCGAAAGCTGTCACAGACAAGCCCTCCTTCATCGAGGTCCGCACCGTCATCGGCTTCCCGTCTCCCGGTAAGCAGAACACCGGCAAGATTCACGGCAGTGCCCTCGGGCCTGACGAAGTGGCCGCTACCAAAGTGGTTCTTGGTTTCGACCCGGAAAAGTCCTTCGATATCGACGACGCGGTGATCGCTCACACCCGCGAACTCGTTGGTCGCGGCGAAGAGGCAAAAGCCCAGTGGCAGAAGACGTTCGACTCCTGGGCTGCAGCTAACCCGGCCAACAAGGCGCTGTTCGATCGCTTGGAGACCCGCGAACTACCCGCAGGCTGGGAAGCAGCGCTGCCGACTTGGGACGTAGACCCGAAGGGCGTCGCCACCCGCGCCGCCTCGGGTGCGGTCCTCACGGCCTTGGCCGATATTCTCCCCGAGTTGTGGGGCGGCAGCGCCGATCTAGCCGAGTCGAACAACACGACCATGAAGGGCGCCGATTCGTTCGGACCCGTTGCCGCAGCTACCGGCGAGTGGAAGGCCACCCCCTACGGCCGCACCTTGCACTTTGGTATTCGCGAACACGCAATGGGCGCCATCCTCACCGGCATCGCTGTGCACGGACCAACGCGACCGTACGGCGGCACCTTCATGGTGTTTTCCGACTACATGCGCGGCGCCGTGCGGTTGGCGGCCGTCATGCAAGCTCCGGTCACCTACGTGTGGACCCACGACTCGATCGGCCTCGGCGAAGACGGCCCCACCCACCAGCCGGTAGAGCACCTCGCCGCATTGCGAGCGATCCCCGGCCTGGCGATTCTGCGACCAGCAGATGCCAACGAGACCGCGTTTGCGTGGAAAGCCATTCTGGAAAAGCATGTTGATGCAGCTGGCGGCCCTGTCGGCATCGCGTTGACACGGCAGAACGTACCCGTGCTCGCCGGGACATCGGCAGCGGGCGTGGCAAAGGGGGCGTACGTCCTCGAGAAGGCCGAAGGCGAACTTCAGGTCATCTTGATGGCCTCCGGTTCGGAGGTGCAACTCGCTGTCGAGGCCCGCGCCACACTGGAGGCCGCAGGCGTGGGCACCCGCGTGGTCTCCGTACCGTGCATGGACTTCTTCGCAGATCAGGATGTTGCCTACCGTAACGAAATTTTGCCGCCAACGGTCCGCGCTCGGGTGTCGGTCGAAG includes:
- the tkt gene encoding transketolase; the protein is MSAHYSSAEITELTTAKHPSGWTDVDTKAVDTVRVLAADAVQKVGNGHPGTAMSLAPLAYTLYQKVMRHDPADEQWIGRDRFVLSCGHSSLTQYIQLYLGGFGLELDDLKALRTWGSLTPGHPEHRHTRGVELTTGPLGQGLASAVGMAMAARRERGLFDPAAAPGESPFDHFIYVIASDGDIEEGVTSEASSIAGRQQLGNLVVFYDANQISIEDDVNIALSEDVAARYAAYGWHTQIVNGGENVTGILEAIDNAKAVTDKPSFIEVRTVIGFPSPGKQNTGKIHGSALGPDEVAATKVVLGFDPEKSFDIDDAVIAHTRELVGRGEEAKAQWQKTFDSWAAANPANKALFDRLETRELPAGWEAALPTWDVDPKGVATRAASGAVLTALADILPELWGGSADLAESNNTTMKGADSFGPVAAATGEWKATPYGRTLHFGIREHAMGAILTGIAVHGPTRPYGGTFMVFSDYMRGAVRLAAVMQAPVTYVWTHDSIGLGEDGPTHQPVEHLAALRAIPGLAILRPADANETAFAWKAILEKHVDAAGGPVGIALTRQNVPVLAGTSAAGVAKGAYVLEKAEGELQVILMASGSEVQLAVEARATLEAAGVGTRVVSVPCMDFFADQDVAYRNEILPPTVRARVSVEAGISQPWYRWIGDAGKHIGIEHFGASADAATLFREFGITADAVVAAAKQSIIDAS